The Lacrimispora xylanolytica genome has a segment encoding these proteins:
- a CDS encoding NAD(P)-dependent alcohol dehydrogenase → MKGFAMLGIGKTGWIEKDRPKCGPLDAICRPIVLAPCTSDIHTVWEGAIGERTDMILGHETVAEVVEVGSCVKDFKPGDRVIVPAITPDWNSVEAQGGYQMHSGGMLAGWKFSNFKDGVFGEFFHVNDADGNLAILPDGMDPVAACMLADMVPTGFHGVELSDVQFGDSVAVIGIGPVGLMSVAGAALRGASHIYAVGSRPNCVQLAKEYGATDIINYREGDIVEQIMSKTGNKGVDKVIVAGGDNDTFAQAIAILKPGGKIGNVNYLGEGDYIKIPRIEWGCGMGHKIIAGGLMPGGRLRMEKLASLISTGRLDPGKLVTHRFEGMEGIEPALMLMKEKPKDLIKPVVVINW, encoded by the coding sequence ATGAAGGGTTTTGCAATGCTGGGAATTGGTAAGACAGGTTGGATTGAAAAGGATCGGCCAAAATGCGGGCCTCTTGATGCGATTTGCCGTCCCATTGTATTGGCGCCATGTACCTCTGATATTCATACGGTATGGGAAGGTGCCATTGGTGAGCGCACGGATATGATTCTCGGACACGAGACAGTGGCTGAGGTTGTGGAAGTTGGAAGCTGTGTTAAAGACTTTAAGCCTGGAGACAGGGTCATTGTTCCTGCCATTACGCCGGACTGGAATTCTGTGGAAGCACAGGGCGGTTATCAGATGCATTCAGGGGGGATGCTTGCAGGCTGGAAATTCTCAAACTTTAAGGATGGCGTTTTCGGCGAATTCTTCCATGTCAATGATGCTGACGGAAACCTGGCGATTCTTCCTGACGGCATGGACCCAGTGGCAGCCTGTATGCTGGCAGATATGGTACCTACCGGATTTCATGGAGTTGAGCTTTCTGATGTCCAGTTTGGAGACAGCGTGGCAGTCATTGGAATCGGCCCGGTTGGACTTATGTCCGTTGCTGGTGCTGCTCTTCGTGGTGCTTCCCACATCTATGCCGTAGGTTCCCGTCCCAACTGCGTACAGCTTGCCAAAGAATATGGGGCAACGGATATTATCAACTACCGGGAAGGGGATATCGTAGAACAAATTATGTCAAAGACCGGGAATAAGGGTGTGGATAAAGTGATTGTTGCCGGCGGTGACAACGATACCTTTGCGCAGGCCATTGCCATATTAAAGCCAGGCGGAAAAATCGGCAATGTAAATTATCTTGGTGAAGGCGATTACATAAAGATTCCCCGTATCGAATGGGGATGCGGCATGGGCCACAAGATCATTGCCGGCGGACTTATGCCAGGAGGCAGACTTCGTATGGAAAAACTGGCTTCTCTTATCTCAACCGGACGATTAGACCCAGGAAAACTGGTCACCCATCGGTTTGAAGGTATGGAAGGCATTGAACCGGCTCTTATGTTAATGAAGGAAAAACCAAAGGATTTGATTAAACCTGTGGTTGTGATTAATTGGTAA
- the deoC gene encoding deoxyribose-phosphate aldolase, with product MKDVSLEALAKCIDISCVKSADSTEDMDHMIAAARRFGFICAFALPAMTPYLINHLKGTGITRIGGTVGFPSGCDTTKSKVFQAKELIAMGCEEIDMVINIGFLKSNMWDEVYEDIKAVANVCGQIPLKTILEVTLLTEEQIVRASQLAESAGASYIKTGTGWCQNPTRLQHIQSIRSAIKPTTKIKAAGGIRSLDTLLQMKQSGCDRFGISTASALSIMKEAAAYEDISRFFP from the coding sequence ATGAAAGACGTTTCTTTGGAAGCTTTGGCAAAATGCATTGATATCAGCTGTGTAAAATCCGCTGACAGCACTGAGGATATGGATCATATGATAGCGGCTGCCAGGCGGTTTGGATTTATCTGCGCCTTTGCTCTTCCTGCTATGACCCCCTATCTCATCAACCATTTAAAAGGAACCGGTATTACCCGCATTGGAGGAACCGTAGGCTTTCCCTCTGGCTGTGATACCACAAAAAGCAAAGTCTTTCAGGCGAAGGAGCTGATTGCCATGGGGTGTGAAGAAATTGATATGGTAATTAACATCGGATTCTTAAAGTCAAATATGTGGGACGAGGTCTATGAGGACATTAAGGCAGTCGCTAACGTCTGCGGACAGATTCCCCTTAAAACAATTCTGGAAGTCACCCTTTTAACCGAGGAACAAATCGTAAGAGCCAGCCAGCTTGCTGAGTCGGCTGGTGCTTCCTACATAAAAACAGGAACCGGCTGGTGCCAGAATCCCACCCGGTTACAACACATCCAGTCCATTCGTTCTGCCATAAAGCCCACAACAAAAATCAAAGCTGCCGGTGGTATCCGAAGTCTTGATACCCTGCTGCAAATGAAGCAGTCAGGCTGTGACCGCTTCGGCATTTCCACTGCCTCTGCCCTTTCTATAATGAAAGAAGCTGCGGCCTATGAAGACATATCCAGATTTTTTCCCTGA
- a CDS encoding GntR family transcriptional regulator, which translates to MRKVPAYMAVHDLIKKRIEDGTYPVLELLPTEPELEKIYKVSRTTIRSAMELLKEEGFVEIKQGRGTMVLDRRTIQDLNKVTSVTESLRRRGYDVRTKSMYIDLIPVSEKLGKELDLPGDDSITRVQRIQLIDEKPIAIMRNYIPTTLVPGLIQFTNKFSGLYQFLEEHYNLEIDSAHDKIFAKSADFAESEMLNVQPGTALLCIRRICYRNEEPVCVDDVCILGDQYELAISTNGRYK; encoded by the coding sequence ATGCGTAAAGTACCAGCCTATATGGCAGTCCACGATTTAATCAAAAAAAGAATAGAAGATGGAACCTATCCTGTCTTGGAACTTCTTCCCACAGAACCTGAGCTTGAAAAAATATATAAGGTAAGCCGTACCACCATAAGAAGTGCCATGGAGCTGTTAAAGGAAGAAGGCTTTGTTGAAATCAAGCAGGGCCGGGGAACCATGGTGCTGGACCGGAGAACCATTCAGGATCTAAATAAGGTCACCTCCGTAACAGAGTCCTTAAGAAGAAGGGGTTACGATGTCCGCACCAAAAGCATGTATATTGACCTGATCCCTGTCAGTGAAAAGCTGGGCAAGGAGCTTGATCTCCCTGGTGACGATTCCATCACCCGGGTCCAGAGAATCCAGCTCATAGACGAAAAGCCCATTGCGATTATGAGAAATTACATTCCAACAACTCTGGTTCCTGGACTTATTCAGTTTACCAATAAGTTCTCCGGGCTCTATCAGTTTTTGGAAGAACATTATAACCTGGAAATTGATTCTGCCCACGATAAGATATTTGCAAAGTCCGCAGATTTTGCAGAATCAGAGATGCTTAACGTCCAGCCGGGGACTGCCCTTCTTTGCATCCGCCGTATCTGCTACCGAAATGAGGAGCCTGTCTGCGTGGATGATGTGTGTATCCTTGGAGATCAGTACGAGCTGGCCATTTCCACCAACGGCCGGTATAAATAA
- a CDS encoding winged helix-turn-helix transcriptional regulator gives MEPYPMTPDCPGGKCPVETTLTVMSGKWKGIILYRLLDGKKRFHELKEIMPAISFRTLTLQLRQLEADGIVERTVYPEVPPRVEYDLTELGKTMRPIIESMFEWGIQYQIQRKDTHA, from the coding sequence ATGGAACCATATCCTATGACTCCGGACTGCCCCGGTGGCAAGTGCCCGGTAGAAACAACCTTAACTGTTATGAGCGGCAAATGGAAAGGTATCATCCTTTACCGCCTTTTAGATGGCAAGAAGCGTTTTCATGAGTTAAAAGAAATCATGCCTGCCATCAGCTTCCGCACTTTGACCCTGCAGCTTCGACAGCTGGAGGCCGACGGTATCGTAGAGCGGACTGTATACCCGGAGGTTCCCCCACGGGTGGAATACGATTTAACGGAACTTGGTAAGACTATGCGCCCCATCATTGAATCCATGTTTGAATGGGGAATACAATATCAAATCCAGAGAAAGGATACCCATGCGTAA
- a CDS encoding NAD(P)H-dependent oxidoreductase — protein METMNQNILDILNFRHACKGFDPEKTVSKEDFETILEAARLSPTSFGFEPWNMIVVQDKELKEKLFPLAWGAQNSLKGGSHFVILLARKSGDLVYNAEYITHMMKEVHHFPDETAEFVRKAFKNFQENDFNLMENDRALFDWASKQTYIVLANMLTAAAFLGVDSCPIEGFDQAKVNELLVKEGLIDPKHFGVSVMAGFGYRAEAPRHEKSRQPISELVKWK, from the coding sequence ATGGAAACCATGAATCAGAACATTTTGGATATATTAAACTTTCGCCACGCCTGTAAGGGGTTTGACCCGGAAAAAACCGTTTCAAAGGAGGACTTTGAGACCATATTGGAGGCAGCCAGACTTTCCCCCACATCCTTTGGCTTTGAGCCCTGGAATATGATTGTGGTTCAGGATAAGGAATTAAAGGAGAAGTTGTTTCCCCTTGCTTGGGGCGCCCAAAACAGCTTAAAGGGAGGAAGTCATTTTGTCATTCTTCTGGCCAGGAAAAGCGGCGATCTGGTATACAATGCAGAATATATCACTCATATGATGAAGGAAGTTCATCATTTTCCGGACGAGACTGCGGAGTTTGTCCGTAAGGCATTTAAAAACTTCCAGGAAAATGATTTCAATCTCATGGAAAATGACCGGGCTTTGTTTGACTGGGCCAGCAAGCAGACTTACATCGTCCTTGCCAATATGCTGACTGCGGCAGCCTTTTTAGGCGTGGATTCCTGCCCCATTGAAGGCTTTGACCAGGCTAAGGTCAATGAGCTTTTAGTAAAGGAAGGACTTATAGACCCGAAACATTTTGGAGTATCTGTTATGGCAGGCTTTGGCTACCGGGCTGAGGCTCCCCGCCACGAGAAGTCCAGACAGCCCATAAGTGAGCTGGTGAAGTGGAAATAA
- a CDS encoding flavodoxin family protein, with the protein MKVLAVNGSPRKNENTAVLLRSALGGAHENGAETRLVNLYDLNFKGCLSCFACKRKGSLCNGICAVKDDLKEVLEYALSCDVIFLGSPIYFGEVTGVMRSFLERLFFPNLSYNEGELSTFPGKIASGFIYTMNVPKDVMEKINYEAIFTQNQRLLELFHGKSEILISNDTYQFHDYSKYDASRFDENHKAKVKETQFPIDCQNAYDMGILLTKVE; encoded by the coding sequence ATGAAAGTGTTGGCTGTTAATGGAAGTCCACGGAAAAATGAGAACACGGCTGTATTGCTTCGGAGTGCATTAGGAGGTGCACACGAAAACGGTGCAGAAACAAGACTGGTAAATCTATATGATTTGAATTTCAAAGGCTGCTTAAGCTGCTTTGCCTGTAAACGAAAAGGCAGTCTGTGCAATGGAATCTGCGCGGTGAAAGATGATCTGAAGGAAGTGTTGGAATACGCATTGTCCTGCGATGTAATATTTCTTGGTTCACCCATTTACTTTGGTGAGGTCACCGGTGTGATGCGCTCTTTTCTGGAACGTTTGTTTTTCCCCAATCTATCCTATAATGAAGGAGAGTTATCCACCTTTCCTGGAAAGATCGCTTCGGGATTTATCTATACCATGAATGTTCCAAAAGATGTTATGGAGAAAATCAATTACGAAGCTATATTTACACAAAACCAACGCCTTTTAGAGCTGTTTCATGGAAAATCAGAGATTCTAATCAGTAATGATACATATCAGTTCCACGATTACTCCAAGTATGACGCTTCCAGATTTGATGAAAACCATAAGGCCAAAGTAAAGGAAACCCAATTCCCTATAGACTGCCAGAATGCTTATGATATGGGGATTTTGCTGACCAAAGTGGAATAG
- a CDS encoding flavin reductase family protein — protein MRKEIDVFDYASEILKAVKKGALLTTKADNKVNTMTIAWGSLGIEWGKPIFTAFVRENRFTKKQLDKSSEFTINIPYGDFDKKILGICGTESGHVVDKIQKLNLTLEPSVTGTVPAIKELPLTLECKLVYKQKQDEHAILEEFKKACYPQDVDGSFYGANRDYHTAYYGEIVSAYIIE, from the coding sequence ATGAGAAAAGAAATTGATGTGTTTGATTATGCTTCAGAGATTTTAAAAGCAGTGAAGAAAGGTGCGTTGCTGACAACAAAGGCCGACAACAAGGTAAACACCATGACCATAGCCTGGGGAAGTCTTGGAATTGAATGGGGAAAACCGATTTTCACTGCATTTGTCAGAGAAAATCGGTTCACAAAGAAGCAACTGGATAAGAGTTCTGAATTTACAATTAATATCCCCTATGGTGATTTTGATAAAAAGATTTTGGGGATATGCGGAACGGAATCCGGTCATGTTGTTGATAAAATTCAGAAGCTGAATCTCACACTGGAGCCATCTGTTACGGGAACAGTGCCAGCCATAAAGGAACTTCCCCTCACCCTGGAATGTAAACTGGTATACAAACAAAAACAGGATGAACATGCGATTTTAGAAGAATTCAAAAAAGCGTGCTATCCTCAAGATGTTGACGGCTCCTTTTACGGGGCTAACAGGGATTACCATACCGCTTACTATGGGGAAATTGTGTCTGCCTATATCATTGAATAG
- a CDS encoding TetR/AcrR family transcriptional regulator: protein MEKKMGRPRSEKTKKAILDAAYELLLENGFPSMTVEGIAEKAGVSKATIYKWWPNKAAVVLDGFFAATELLLEVPDTGSAKEDLILQADHLAAFLTSPKGRVITELIAEGQSDEKVAKEYRDRYFNPRRLISKHILERGMERGEFRQNLDLELSIDLIFAPLFYRLLITGEPVDSAFVRNLISYAFAGLQGVKS from the coding sequence ATGGAGAAAAAAATGGGACGTCCCAGAAGCGAAAAGACAAAGAAAGCCATACTGGATGCAGCGTATGAGCTTCTGCTCGAGAATGGCTTTCCTTCTATGACAGTGGAAGGAATTGCAGAAAAAGCAGGGGTAAGTAAGGCTACCATTTATAAATGGTGGCCCAATAAGGCTGCCGTGGTACTGGACGGCTTTTTTGCAGCTACGGAATTACTGCTAGAGGTACCGGATACCGGCTCTGCAAAGGAAGATTTAATCCTGCAGGCAGATCATCTGGCTGCATTTCTAACAAGCCCCAAAGGCAGAGTTATAACAGAATTGATTGCTGAAGGGCAATCCGATGAAAAAGTGGCAAAGGAATACAGAGACCGGTATTTTAACCCCCGCAGACTGATCTCAAAGCATATCCTGGAACGGGGAATGGAGCGAGGAGAATTCAGGCAAAATCTTGATTTAGAGCTTAGTATTGACCTTATTTTTGCACCGCTCTTTTACCGGCTGTTAATCACAGGGGAACCTGTGGATTCGGCTTTCGTAAGAAATCTGATATCTTATGCATTTGCCGGATTGCAAGGAGTTAAATCCTAA